The DNA sequence AAGGACTCAATTATATTGCCTATATTTTGTGTTGTgctgttgttaaaaaaaaaataaacttgtgGTACTTACACTTATTACTATCcaagtttattatatattagtaaaaattatatatcgcGCTGTACGGTGTAATTTTCGTGTAAATGTAAATCCTACGACTggaaaacctaaaaaaaaagtctggaAATTTTGTATCGAAAAAATAGTGGCAATTCCGCATCTTTCTGAGGCTTTCTACAATCGATATTGCTCATTAGATTGATACATCATGCAcgtcttttttattctaaaaatGACGAGACCCTCGTTTTCTTCCTCATCTCAGGAATATCTTCAGGAACGTGAGCACACATGTCAATAGTTATTAatgtacgatttttttctccgttatAGTACTATGCAATATCAGcgtcatatgtatgtatgtaatgtgtatattatattacagtgTTATATGAACTTCCGTCcgcatatatacatttacTTATCCGAAcgtcttttattttaaattcttttgcttatttttaaatctaacttaaaaattaaattatatacaaacttGAAAATGTACGTTACAATTTTACAGCATTAAACGGTAACATAATTTCAATATCTCTTTCACTTATACCAGTTACATATTCTGAATCTGTGTAATATAGATATTTCTTAATAAACCTACAtatcatatatacatttaattagtaaaatttccaaaaccaaataaaattatcacctGCTTGGATATATATTCTCTATtgtagattattttttcaagatgATATGATGATGTTTCACCTTGAtgctattaatattattatgatacAAGCTACTTCTATTATTTgacattttacatttttatttcagtttcttATATTCAGTTTATAACCATTATCCAgtgtattaaaatatattacgtatacgtgtatatcatattttcttttggtttgatattttgatttgTCAATTTCATTTAACTTACCAAATACCAGTTGAATCATCAAAGTGGATGTATGTATtgataactttgaaaatctaagTATCATTTGCTTTTCTTTGCATCCAGATACAAGAATTTCTTTAAATGGTATGTCTATCtgacataagaaaaaaaaaaatcaactaccACCATCATATCCACGCAGGCTTTAGTACAATAAGATTGatggaaatcatttttttaaaagaaatggCAGAGGCCGATATATAGGTACAAAGAAACTGGATAATTAGGTATTAGAATTCAGTTTCAAATCGGTTGCCATGATTCACGAATAATGTTATGCCATGAGTAACCAACAGATGAACAGCAATGCGACCCACAGAAATACTTTGGATAAGAACTGCTCTTCTTCGAATTGAGGGCTGCCACGAGGAGCTGCAGAGTACAgaaacgttttcaaaaattacataacCAGCACCGAAGACCCCAAATTACTAAAGTTTCCTCCCTCTTATTAATTAACATTGCATGAGTATTGAACCTCAACTTCGCAGTACCGTTCTCAACCAATCGCTGTAATCACACATTTACAGACATTATAGAACAGCGATGGTCTGTTCGTTTTTGGTAGCTCTGAGTTGTTCTTTACTTGACTGGAACAGGCGAGGCCAAGAGGCTCCTTATTAATGAATATTGGTCAAGGCCGCCTGACCACAACCTTATCAATGCCATATCACGCATATCCCTGGTGGAAGAATGCctattattttctacaaaagtcTCTACGACttccaagaaattttcaaatacaatagtagtttttgaataaagtttttcgtaaaatttcgtGGTACTACATATACAGTTGTAAAATGGTTTGcttttccatcatttttcgTACATCAATCAATGAAACGGATATCATTTTTTGTAGATTATCGTAATACTTCTGGTTTAGAAAAACTAATCTTAGTCTCTTTCCATAAGACTCTCCTGTTAGGACAATatgaattcgaaaatataCGGTAGATTCTCagaaccaaaataaaaaaattatgcaagtaCCTGCACTCATCGAATTTACGAATACTGTGTAAAGAATTACCTGCGCCAGGTCTTGTCTCTCCAAAATTGAAAGTAGATGTAAAGAAACCAAATGGAAATGCGCCGATGCCAAAAGACATGTGAAAGCCGCCTTCACCGAATCCAAATCCTGAGAATCCTGCATTAGCTTCAGGTTCTGATCTTTGTCCAGCTGGTCGAGGCGGAACGTTATTTCTGTAATAAGAAAGAGTATACATAAAACAGTTGGAATAACCTACCATCGATTAAACAAACTTATTAAtggaattgttattatttttattaattattattagattGAAAGGCATCTATAACATACTCTGCGAAACGATGTGTTAACTGTACCATATATGGCGATTAAATACGGTGAAACTaatggatttttgaaattcaaattatagtAAACATGAAAGGATCTAATGccatttcacaaaaaaataatcatacaaACAATTTGTGCTAACCAGtggaaacaaatttatttaaagaCACAAAACATACGTTACACCATATTTGATCGTTATATGTggtgaattagaaaaaaattggtattttttttattgtaaaatagaAGAAGTTTGGAACGACTAAATTCAACTAGAGAAGACGGATTCgcaataatttcaaaagaattACATTGTTGTATCTGTGAAGGGCTTGATTTGAATTACAACATTCATGTAATAAACAATAAAGATAGTTTAAATCGAACCGAAAAATCGGCCATAATTAACACTACAAATTCCGCTTACCTTGGATCTTCTTGTTTGGTAATTCCGCGTCCATACAATGGAATAACTTTTTCTTTACTAATCGCAGCCTTACAGACAGGACAGAGTTGCCTTGCAGGTCGGGTTTCTAACCATTGATAAAGACATGGCCAACTGGAATttagttttcctttttcaaattatattgtatgtgtcgagtaaataaaatgtattaataataatcaagtcTTTCTAACGAAATTTGGCCATTGGTTTAGAGCCTACCTTagctttcaatttttgttttctaacaCTAATTAGAATCTGAATCACGATTTCCACACCACAATAGCAATAGTTGCGATaagattttatattttgttttcaggATTTGAATTGTGGatgaaaaagtgataaaagCCTCAATTATCGTTTatattgtcgaaaaaaaaaaatgattgtataTGTGCCCAGTACAAAGATGACatgatttcaaagaaaatgttttcataaaatatttggttctaattttcaaaatatcatagCAAAAAAGAGCTATTTTGTGACATTAGTTAAGACCACAGGATTGcctttattttttgaatcacAAATTTTAGCTTcaagatttcaatttttcagttacatacatacatactattTTTGCAGAAGATTCTAATGAAGTAAGTCATTATCAAGAACGTGATTCTACATGTGATGTCATGTTAATACAGGTGAATTTTCGCACTGTATCTTGCACATTTATTGAGTTTTAACTTCTTAGTATCATGTTGGCTATCCTCCGTTCAAAGCCTTGCAACAGATTTTGTTATCATGTATCTTCATGTTTACCAAAATAAATGTCCGCACATGCTGACCACAGCATCTTTAGCTGTATCCAGACATATATTGCATTCGAACATGCGTTCAtccctttctttttcctcctgCGCTGACCCCGAAGGCTTCGAGGGCCCCGGCTGTTCTTTCGCAGTGCTCATCTCAGCAGGCTCCTTTTCAAGAAAGCAAATAAAGAATTACATTAGTAACATACTTCACAAAGAAATCTAAAAACATACTCTGGTATAAACTCTGCTTTCACTTGTTTATCAAATAGTTTCATTAGCTGTATTTCTGTAGAGTTAATATATTGAACTAcaaaattgattcaaatttttaccaccATCTAGTAATATGACCAAGAAATATTGTGCTTAACAGCAACGTAAAAAGTATAGGTGGAAGGTGGTACATGACGTACGTACACGACGTGGAAACACAAGCCCTACTTTCGTATACGATGCACCTGTGATTCATGGATAGAATTTCCTGAAAAATCTGCCAAGCCAGGTTCGAGTATTATGGCCCTGGAAAATGTGCAGTAAATTTAGTTTCCACTGTACCTGTTCCAGCATGGTACAAAAATGTTTGCATAGggcagatttatttttttatatttacaatgTATGAAGGTCATCACTCCGACATTAATTAGCGGAGTAGTTAGTGCACTGTACAGCTAAACGTCAAAAAAACGACCGGGAACggttcctattttttttttattttaaataacctTTAGCTTGGAAAAACATGCTTTTTAGTGAaaccaataattttcaactggAAATACTTGCAATAGATGACAAATTctgttcaaaaataaaaaacgtccggtgggaaatgaagaaaatgaaacgcgatggaaaaaaaaaaaaaaaaagaagttttttctacaatgtaatggataaaatgataaaacttTATTACTGAATATTGTTAAGATGGTGTTTTTgccatatattttcttttaagaCATTGCAGCGGCATTTATGGTATGTAAACGCTTACAACgaaatgtaatttttagaaaaataaaaggaataaGAGGAATTCGCAAGCACCGAATAACTATATTCTGCTGTTACACATTGAGTACAAAACTGTGTTAAGTATTACAAGATTGACATGAATAGCATTAACGAAATGAAACtgtagatgaaaaattactattatgcaaattcaaaataactGAGGGAATTGAGTTtacaaagtataaataattgaataggTGATGTTCTATCatgatttctgaaaatttctgaaaattataaagtctgaaatataacaagttttcCGGAAAATACATTGTTACATCGATATGAACTCCACTACAAGCTGATTGAAATAGGCGTTTGAAATACGTATTCATGATGAGACTGCAGTTTTAACCGAGTGAGTAACTATGTCACAATGTGGCATCCTGATCATTTTACAATCATTTAATAGCACACAGGTATTTCATAGAGTTTCAAGAGCGTTTTTTAGGATTTCACACCATTTCACAGTATTTCATGTATTCCACGACTATTTTACGATATTCCACGAATATTTCATACTACTTTATAACCACACTATACTATTTCATGTCACTTTATACTGTTTGATCATGATATGCCTTTCACgtcaaataaaaaactttgataAGCTGTCAATCTCAATGAAAACCACAACAATATTCACGAAATATACTTTCCATCCAACAATATAAAtcaagttaaaaaatataccatTATTACACTTGGAGACCAGAAAAATTTGGCATTGTGGTCAATCTACAAAGTAATGTAATCtagatcattcaatttctAATTGTAAATCACTATAGCTATTCATTTAGCGCTATAGGAATACGATATACTGAAAACCAAAACTCTCTAAATATTAAGCAGAAATCGGGATAAAATTGAGCTCCCAAGAAGTAATGTTGATCAGTGTTGAATGGAAATAACGTTCTTGATAGAAGGAAACTTATATGGGGTATTCTTCCCCAGTTCAGCCACTCTTTTTCAAACTCTCTGAAATATCGTTTATAAATGGTTAAATTTGAATACGACTTGAAGGTAGTCTGTGTTCTGTTTTCAGACTATAACTCGGTGTGGTCATAACTACAAATCGTAATGTGAAAGTCACACAGGGTCTTTCTGGACCtctgaacaaaaaaacaattgccGTTTTTTTGCTAATTGAAATATAGCTGGAAAAATTTAACTGCAGATACAATAAGGTGGATTTTTCATTATCTATAAGTGTATTTAGACATAATCTACTTTTTGGTACAACAAATaaacgatataaaaaatttcgcaaaaatCACCATTTTTATCATGAATAGTcataaaattgtcaattttcaatatttttcaacaaaaatttaagGGCATATTTCTGAAACACTATATTTCGAAATCATAAAGAGTCTAAATGTTGATGCTTGAAAAAGTGTATTTATTTTGCAGATTGGAGTGATGAATTTTtagcaaaagttgaaaatcaaaaataggATTTCTGATGGGGCAAATtaggtaaataaattattttgtcaATTTAGAAATGAGGAATTTTAGCCGTAATCTTTCGCAGAAGGCATATGGATTCTAGTGAACAcaatgtgtaaaaattaattctttgctGAGCAGATGATGGTTTTTTTGTCATTGAATTCAAATAACTTGGACTTGGTACGTCTGGCACAAAAGTAATTTATACACATTGTTTTTCGTTAAACTTCGCAATGCAATAAATCCTGTCATATATTCGTATTGCAAAGGCTGTATTgtagcaaaagaaaaattaaaagaaatctTTTTCGCATACTA is a window from the Diprion similis isolate iyDipSimi1 chromosome 6, iyDipSimi1.1, whole genome shotgun sequence genome containing:
- the LOC124407055 gene encoding E3 ubiquitin-protein ligase RNF185-like isoform X2 — its product is MSTAKEQPGPSKPSGSAQEEKERDERMFECNICLDTAKDAVVSMCGHLFCWPCLYQWLETRPARQLCPVCKAAISKEKVIPLYGRGITKQEDPRNNVPPRPAGQRSEPEANAGFSGFGFGEGGFHMSFGIGAFPFGFFTSTFNFGETRPGAAPRGSPQFEEEQFLSKVFLWVALLFICWLLMA
- the LOC124407055 gene encoding E3 ubiquitin-protein ligase RNF185-like isoform X1, translated to MWEPAEMSTAKEQPGPSKPSGSAQEEKERDERMFECNICLDTAKDAVVSMCGHLFCWPCLYQWLETRPARQLCPVCKAAISKEKVIPLYGRGITKQEDPRNNVPPRPAGQRSEPEANAGFSGFGFGEGGFHMSFGIGAFPFGFFTSTFNFGETRPGAAPRGSPQFEEEQFLSKVFLWVALLFICWLLMA